The Terracoccus luteus genome includes a region encoding these proteins:
- a CDS encoding DUF4118 domain-containing protein, with amino-acid sequence MARGQLRIYLGAAPGVGKTVAMLDEAHRRLERGTDLVVGWVETHDRPYTAALVEGLEVVPRRVVAHRGGTLEELDVDALLARRPEIAVVDELAHTNAPGSRHAKRWQDVEELLDAGIDVLSTINIQHLESLNDVALAITGVRQRETLPDAVVRGADQVELVDMTPEALRRRMAHGNIYGREKVDAALANYFRVGNLAALREIALLWLADKVDEALARYRADQGIDAQWPTRERVVVALTGGPESETLLRRGSRIATRSAGGDLIACHVRSAEGLTGGDPVAIERLKRLTRDLGGEFHEVTGADVATAVLDHARGVQATQIVVGVSRRARWQALLRPSIASEVADRSGDIDVHLVSHEGSRVGTRRRRAGALSGRRLLLGWLLSTVGLALLTLVLVASRERHELSLDLLLYLALTVCSALVGGMFPALFAALVGSLVVNWFFTEPRGTLTISDPPNALALGVFVLVAMGVSSVVNVAARRTEQSLAAQRESSALAALSRDLLAQPKPLPVLLETATAALGMRGAVLAVPAPGRTLTVVASTLPGTTPGDVVARSAVGEFSVDAPLDEGAHLLLAGPPVAAENQRLVSAFATHASILLARESLSKAAREAAGLARDNAARTTLLAAVSHDLRTPLSSIKAGVSMLRQTSVPLPEEDRVELLESVEESTDRLDALIGNLLDLSRLQTGAVRPHSHPVDLLDAVHATVRTTTDPRHVDVRLDGDLPPVVADLGLLDRVVANLVENALRHRGDADVRITATRLVDTDADTVQLRISDRGPGVADADKERIFSAFQRVGDTPQGDGLGLGLAVARGLMTVMDGTLVADDTLGGGLTMLVELPVAHEPDAGDEPGAHDAVAASSLDGLDGLDGPDGPDGPGGGAGGGDSLAASAGTARPEPSQVRS; translated from the coding sequence ATGGCACGTGGGCAGCTGCGCATCTACCTCGGGGCGGCGCCGGGCGTCGGCAAGACGGTGGCGATGCTCGACGAGGCGCACCGTCGGCTCGAGCGCGGCACCGACCTCGTCGTCGGCTGGGTCGAGACCCACGACCGGCCCTACACGGCGGCGCTCGTCGAGGGGCTCGAGGTCGTGCCGCGGCGCGTCGTCGCCCACCGCGGCGGCACGCTCGAGGAGCTCGACGTCGACGCCCTGCTCGCGCGCCGACCCGAGATCGCGGTCGTCGACGAGCTGGCCCACACCAACGCGCCGGGCTCACGGCACGCCAAGCGCTGGCAGGACGTCGAGGAGCTGCTCGACGCGGGCATCGACGTGCTCTCGACGATCAACATCCAGCACCTCGAGTCGCTCAACGACGTCGCCCTCGCCATCACGGGGGTGCGCCAGCGCGAGACCCTGCCCGACGCCGTCGTGCGCGGCGCCGACCAGGTCGAGCTCGTCGACATGACACCCGAGGCGCTGCGGCGGCGCATGGCCCACGGCAACATCTACGGCCGCGAGAAGGTCGACGCGGCCCTCGCCAACTACTTCCGGGTCGGCAACCTCGCCGCGCTGCGCGAGATCGCGCTGCTGTGGCTGGCCGACAAGGTCGACGAGGCCCTCGCCCGCTACCGGGCCGACCAGGGCATCGACGCGCAGTGGCCGACCCGCGAACGCGTCGTCGTCGCGCTCACCGGAGGGCCCGAGAGCGAGACCCTGCTGCGGCGCGGGTCGCGCATCGCCACCCGGTCCGCCGGCGGTGACCTCATCGCCTGCCACGTCCGCTCGGCCGAGGGGCTGACCGGCGGTGACCCCGTCGCCATCGAGCGCCTGAAGCGGCTGACCCGCGACCTCGGCGGCGAGTTCCACGAGGTGACGGGGGCCGACGTCGCGACGGCCGTGCTCGACCACGCCCGCGGCGTGCAGGCCACCCAGATCGTCGTCGGCGTGAGCCGGCGCGCCCGGTGGCAGGCCCTGCTGCGCCCGAGCATCGCCTCCGAGGTGGCCGACCGGTCGGGCGACATCGACGTCCACCTCGTGTCGCACGAGGGCTCGCGCGTCGGCACGAGGCGGCGTCGGGCGGGCGCGCTCAGCGGGCGGCGGCTGCTGCTCGGCTGGCTGCTGTCGACGGTGGGGCTGGCGCTGCTCACCCTGGTGCTCGTGGCCAGCCGCGAGCGGCACGAGCTCTCGCTCGACCTGCTGCTCTACCTCGCCCTCACGGTGTGCAGCGCCCTCGTCGGCGGCATGTTCCCCGCCCTCTTCGCGGCGCTCGTCGGCTCGCTCGTCGTCAACTGGTTCTTCACCGAGCCGCGTGGCACCCTCACCATCAGCGACCCCCCGAACGCCCTCGCCCTGGGGGTGTTCGTCCTCGTCGCGATGGGCGTCTCGTCCGTCGTCAACGTCGCGGCGCGACGCACCGAGCAGTCTCTCGCCGCCCAGCGCGAGTCGTCGGCCCTGGCCGCCCTGAGCCGCGACCTGCTCGCGCAGCCGAAGCCGCTGCCGGTGCTGCTCGAGACGGCCACCGCGGCGCTCGGGATGCGCGGCGCCGTGCTCGCCGTGCCGGCGCCGGGTCGCACCCTCACCGTCGTCGCGAGCACCCTGCCCGGCACGACCCCCGGCGACGTCGTGGCCCGGTCGGCCGTCGGCGAGTTCTCGGTCGACGCACCGCTCGACGAGGGCGCGCACCTGCTGCTCGCCGGACCTCCGGTGGCCGCCGAGAACCAGCGGCTCGTCAGCGCCTTCGCCACCCACGCCTCGATCCTGCTCGCGCGCGAGTCGCTGTCGAAGGCGGCCCGCGAGGCCGCCGGGCTGGCCCGCGACAACGCCGCCCGCACCACCCTGCTCGCCGCGGTGTCGCACGACCTGCGCACGCCGCTGTCGAGCATCAAGGCCGGGGTGTCGATGCTGCGCCAGACGAGCGTCCCGCTGCCGGAGGAGGACCGGGTCGAGCTGCTCGAGTCGGTCGAGGAGTCGACCGACCGGCTCGACGCCCTCATCGGCAACCTGCTCGACCTCTCGCGGCTGCAGACCGGTGCCGTCCGCCCCCACAGCCACCCCGTCGACCTGCTCGACGCCGTGCACGCGACGGTGCGCACGACGACCGACCCGCGCCACGTCGACGTGCGCCTCGACGGCGACCTGCCGCCCGTCGTCGCCGACCTCGGGCTGCTCGACCGCGTCGTGGCCAACCTCGTCGAGAACGCCCTGCGCCACCGGGGCGACGCCGACGTGCGCATCACCGCGACCCGGCTCGTCGACACCGACGCCGACACGGTGCAGCTGCGCATCAGCGACCGCGGCCCCGGGGTGGCCGACGCCGACAAGGAGCGCATCTTCTCGGCCTTCCAGCGCGTCGGCGACACGCCGCAGGGCGACGGCCTCGGCCTGGGTCTGGCGGTCGCGCGTGGTCTGATGACGGTCATGGACGGCACCCTCGTGGCCGACGACACCCTCGGCGGCGGGCTCACCATGCTGGTCGAGCTCCCCGTCGCCCACGAGCCGGATGCCGGTGACGAGCCGGGCGCGCACGACGCCGTCGCCGCATCCTCCCTCGACGGTCTCGACGGCCTCGACGGCCCCGACGGCCCCGACGGACCGGGCGGGGGGGCGGGTGGTGGCGACTCGCTCGCCGCGTCGGCCGGGACCGCCCGCCCCGAGCCGTCGCAGGTCCGCTCGTGA